TGCGTGGCCTGCCCGCAGGGCATCGACAAGATCGAGGAGCGCCACGACAGCTACTACTTCTACAGGCAGCTGGGTCTGCGGCTGGGCCAGGAGGAGCACTGGCCGTGGGAGACCGTCGAGGACGTTTACGACCACTGCCTGGAACCGCTCGGGCTGACCTTCCAGCAGCTGGCGGAACAGAACGGCGTGTTCGGGAAAAGGGAGTACAAGCGGTATGAGAAGCACGGCTTCGGCACCCCGTCCGGCAAGGTCGAGCTCAAGTCCTCGATCTTCGAGAAGATGGGTGCGTCCCCGGTGCCGGTCTATCGCGAACCCGTATGGAGCCCCAAGAGCGAGGACCCGGACCTTACCCGGGAATATCCGCTCATACTGATCACCGGCAGCCGGTTCATGCCCATGTATCAGTCCGAGCAACGCCAGATCGAGAAGGCCCGCGAGAAGGTGCCCGATCCGTTGCTTTCCATCCATCCCGACACGGCCGCCAAGCTGGGGCTGGCCGAAGGCGACTGGGCGGTGATCTCCACTCCGCACGGGTCCATCCGCCAGCGCATCTGTCTATCCGACGCCATGCACCCGAGCACGGTGGACGCCCAGCATTCATGGTGGTTCCCGGAACGCAACGGCAAGCTGCCGGAGCTGTACGGCGCGTTCGATTCGAACACCAACATGCTCTGTCCGGACGATCCCGAGTTCTGCAGCCCGGAGATCGGCAGCTGGCCCCATACGGCGCTCATGTGCCGTGTGGAAAAGGAATAGAAGTCCCCGGCTCGTATCGGCTCTGATCCAATAAAATGAGGATCCCGCAACGCCTTCGCGTTGCGGGGTTTTTCTTTGGGAAGGGGGCTATTTCGGAAGGCTTTCGGCGATCCGCGCCCAACGGGAATAGGTCTTGGCAATGGTCCCCATGAAGTGTAAAAAAATCAATGTTGACACGTGTTCAGCAAACGGACGAACCCTGGAATCGTTCTGTTTCAGACGGGTCGGCAATGCGATCTTCTCCGCGAGGAGACCGGGAGGGCATTTGTTTTTGCATGAAGAGAGTGGAATGGGCAGCCGTATGTGGCGGAAGTGCGCCGGTTATTCACGGTCAATGCGCGGGGCGGCAGCCTTTGTGATCTGTACGGCGGTTTTGCTTAAATCGTCTGTCTGCATGGCATCCGGCCCGGCTGCGCAGGCCGTTCCGGTCGATGGCATGACTCTCCGATATCTCCTTTATCTCCTTTGGGCCGCGCTGGCGGTTTTTCTCCTGGGGGTCCTGTTCGCCGCATTTCGGTTTCGCGCCTTGCGCAGAAAGCTGGAGCAAAGCACCCGTGCCCTTGCCGAAAGTGAAGCGCGATTCAACATGCTGGTGGATGTGTCCCTGTCCGGTGTGGCCATCATCCGTGACGGCGTACTGCTGGAGGCCAACAGCCGGTATTGCGAAATGTTCGGCTACGCCCCGGAGGAACTGCTCGGCAAAGACATTCTGCCTTTGACCGTCGCGCCCGATCATGTGGCGGCCGTCCGGGAAGGAAACTGCCTGATAAGCGCCTGCTCGCTGGAGTCCGTGGCTCTGCGCAAGGACGGCTCGACATTTCCTGTTGAATTCCGGTCGAGGCCCTTTCTCTACCGAGGCAAGCCCGCCGCCGGCATAGCGGTGACCGACATTTCGGACCGGAAGGAACAGGAGGATGAGCGGGCCTGCCTCCAGGAACGGCTCCAATCTCTATGGAATGTGGCCCGCATGATCGAGGCCAGTTATGACGATCTTTGCGAACTGGTTCTGAAGGAAATCCTTCGTCTGACCGGGAGCGAGTATTCCTTTTTCGGTTTTTTCAACGAGGTTGAGGAATCCATAGGCGTCTTCGCGTGGTCGCCCGAAGCCATGGACGTTTGTTCGGTCAAGGCCGGGTCCAGAAAGTTTCCGGTTAAATCGGGCGGGTTGTGGACTGAGGCCGTGGTCCGAAAGGAATGCATCATCCACAACGACTACGGGGAGGACAGCGACTGGAAAAAGGGCCTGCCCGAGGGGCACGTACCCATTAACCGGCTGATGTCGGTGCCCTATATCCGGGACGGTAAGGTCTATGCCCTGGCCACCGTGGCCAACAAGGCGACCGACTATACCCGGGAAGACGCGGAACAGGTGGAGGCCTTCGTTGCCAGCGTGATGTTGCTGGTCGACAGGCGCAGGGTTCTCGATGACCGGCGGATATCCGAGGAACGCATGTCCATGGCCTTCGATGCCGCCAGCGACGCGGTCTGGGACCTGCGGTTCGATTCGGACGAGGCCTACCTCAGCCCCCGTTGGTACACGATGCTGGGCTATGAACCGGACGAATTCCCCTTTACCTCGGAAAACATGGTTTCCATCATTCATCCTGACGACCTGGACGGGATCATGACCCTGTTGCACCGGCACTGGGACACCGGGGAAGCGTACCAGGCGGAATACCGCATGCGCACCAAGGACGGGGGCTGGCGCTGGATTCTGGGCCGGGGCGAGGTGGTCGAACGGGACTACCTGGGCAATCCCCTGCGGATGCTCGGCACCCACGTGGACATCTCGGACAGGAAGCAACTGGAAGAGCATCTCAGACGGCGGGAATACGACCTCAAGAAGTCCCAGAGCATCGCCCGCCTCGGCAGCTGGCATCTGGACCTGGGCACTCAGGCCATGGTCTGGACCGAGGAGCTGCGGAAGATGTACGGGCTGGCCCCAGGCGCAGAACCGCTGGCCTATACGGAACTCGGGAAGCTTTTCAATCCGGACGACGCGCACCTGCTCTCCGCATCCCTGGACCGGGCCGTGGCCACCGGCGAACCCTACGAACTGGAGTTACGGACCCTGAACGATGACGGCGGCCAGGGGTGGATGTGGGTCAGAGGCGAAGCCGAGCTGGACGAGACGGGCGAAACCGTCGGCCTGTGGGGGGCGTTCCAGGATATCACCGCCAGAAAACGGCTGGAACTGGAGCGGCGGCGCGAGGATGAGACCTACCGCAAGATTCTCGACAGTCTGGATGCCGGGGTGATCGTTCTGGACAGCGACACCACGATTCGCATCGTCAATCCGGCGGTCAGCGCCATGAGCGGTATTCCGGCCGAGGAACTCCTCGGAACAAGGGGAGACAGGAAGCTGAAAGGGTGGTCGTTCCTGCGGGAAAACGGAAGCGCCATGCCGGACGAGGAGCGCCCTCTCTTAAGGGTACTGTCCTCGGGAATGTCCCTGCACGGGATGGTCGCGGGCATGCGCAGGTCTCCCTGGGAGGAGGTGCGATGGAGGCTGGTCAACGCCGTGCCTCAGTACGAGGATGACCAACTGGTGCGGGTTGTCGTCAGCTTCGTGGATATCACCAATCTCAAGAAGGCGGAAGCCGCGCTCAAGGAAAGCGAGATCCGCTACAAGACGCTGCATGAGGCCTCGTGTGGTGGGATCTGCATCCACGACAACGGGCTTATCCTGGATTGCAACCAGGGGTTGTCCGAACTCACCGGGTTCAGGGCGAACGAGATGATCGGCATGCACGGGGAGCTGCTGGTCGTTGAGCGGTGTCGGGAGGAGGTCAGGCGGAAGATGCACAGCGGGTTCCAGGGAACCTACGAGGCCGTGGGGCTGCGCAAGGACGGACAGGAGTACCCTGTGCATCTCGAGGTCAGGAACATTCCCTACCATGGACGGGTGGTCCGTGCCGTGGAGTTTAGGGACGTCACGGAGAGGAAAAATGCGGAACGCGCACTGATTGATGCCAAGGAGGCCGCAGAGGCCGCCAACCTGGCCAAGTCGGAGTTTCTGGCCAACATCAGCCACGAAATCAGGACTCCGCTGAACGGTCTCATGGGCATGCTGCAATTGCTCGAATCCTCCGACACCAACGCGGAACAGGCGCAGATCATCGAGATCGCCCAATTCTCCGGAGATCGACTGACCAGGCTTCTGACCGACATCCTGGATATCTC
The sequence above is a segment of the uncultured Pseudodesulfovibrio sp. genome. Coding sequences within it:
- a CDS encoding PAS domain S-box protein, which encodes MTLRYLLYLLWAALAVFLLGVLFAAFRFRALRRKLEQSTRALAESEARFNMLVDVSLSGVAIIRDGVLLEANSRYCEMFGYAPEELLGKDILPLTVAPDHVAAVREGNCLISACSLESVALRKDGSTFPVEFRSRPFLYRGKPAAGIAVTDISDRKEQEDERACLQERLQSLWNVARMIEASYDDLCELVLKEILRLTGSEYSFFGFFNEVEESIGVFAWSPEAMDVCSVKAGSRKFPVKSGGLWTEAVVRKECIIHNDYGEDSDWKKGLPEGHVPINRLMSVPYIRDGKVYALATVANKATDYTREDAEQVEAFVASVMLLVDRRRVLDDRRISEERMSMAFDAASDAVWDLRFDSDEAYLSPRWYTMLGYEPDEFPFTSENMVSIIHPDDLDGIMTLLHRHWDTGEAYQAEYRMRTKDGGWRWILGRGEVVERDYLGNPLRMLGTHVDISDRKQLEEHLRRREYDLKKSQSIARLGSWHLDLGTQAMVWTEELRKMYGLAPGAEPLAYTELGKLFNPDDAHLLSASLDRAVATGEPYELELRTLNDDGGQGWMWVRGEAELDETGETVGLWGAFQDITARKRLELERRREDETYRKILDSLDAGVIVLDSDTTIRIVNPAVSAMSGIPAEELLGTRGDRKLKGWSFLRENGSAMPDEERPLLRVLSSGMSLHGMVAGMRRSPWEEVRWRLVNAVPQYEDDQLVRVVVSFVDITNLKKAEAALKESEIRYKTLHEASCGGICIHDNGLILDCNQGLSELTGFRANEMIGMHGELLVVERCREEVRRKMHSGFQGTYEAVGLRKDGQEYPVHLEVRNIPYHGRVVRAVEFRDVTERKNAERALIDAKEAAEAANLAKSEFLANISHEIRTPLNGLMGMLQLLESSDTNAEQAQIIEIAQFSGDRLTRLLTDILDISAIEAGKMALHPTPVDVSELLDSVVGLLAVTTGQTEVSLTSSMDPEMPRRVIADEIRLRQILFNLVGNGLKFTEQGSVALEVWALKTGNDRRRLLFIVSDSGPGMTDDQLVTAFETFGQVSQGLARTHQGAGLGLPIVKRIVEMMHGTLCVVSAPGQGTSVYVSLPLESVDVEEKPSLIVREDGDRL